A region from the Candidatus Eremiobacterota bacterium genome encodes:
- a CDS encoding methyltransferase domain-containing protein: MSGAPHDGARLTLLDALEGTYVAAVLDFLHREGVLAALGAGEDVVPLAERLGFDAGALVKLLEYAALRSDLVERIDDPRGARFTASAAYRESGTAAYLLDQYAGAFGPCLLNLQEVMRAPAEAGRFVDRARHADAYRRASTGSNAPELVALAGELGINVLLDVGCGGGQLLAALAESSPAFHGIGIDANPAAVGAARQLLAARGLDGRVEVVCGDLAEVGVLLSEERRASVDALAAVSVANAYAAGYRGRSVDDFLRALQALFPNRFLFLFDYYGRLGAVGDEPVRFRRTLLHDLAQVVSGEGVPPANLDAWREIYRRTGCTLVAHAEGEHDGIARFLHLVQL; the protein is encoded by the coding sequence ATGTCCGGCGCTCCGCACGACGGCGCGCGCCTCACGCTGCTCGACGCGCTGGAAGGGACGTACGTCGCGGCGGTGCTCGATTTTTTGCACCGTGAAGGCGTCCTCGCCGCGCTCGGCGCCGGCGAAGACGTGGTGCCGCTCGCCGAACGGCTCGGCTTCGACGCCGGCGCGCTCGTGAAGCTGCTCGAGTACGCGGCGCTGCGCTCGGACCTCGTCGAGCGAATCGACGATCCGCGCGGGGCGCGGTTCACCGCGAGCGCGGCGTACCGCGAGAGCGGGACGGCCGCGTATCTGCTCGATCAATACGCCGGCGCCTTCGGTCCCTGCTTGCTGAACTTGCAGGAAGTGATGCGCGCGCCGGCCGAGGCCGGGCGGTTCGTCGACCGCGCGCGGCACGCCGACGCGTACCGGCGCGCCAGCACCGGCTCGAACGCACCCGAGCTGGTCGCGCTCGCCGGCGAGCTCGGCATCAACGTGCTGCTCGACGTCGGCTGCGGCGGCGGTCAGCTGCTCGCCGCACTCGCGGAGAGCAGTCCGGCGTTTCACGGGATCGGAATCGACGCCAACCCGGCCGCCGTCGGCGCAGCACGGCAGCTGCTCGCGGCGCGCGGCTTGGACGGGCGCGTCGAAGTGGTGTGCGGCGATCTCGCGGAAGTCGGCGTGCTGCTGTCCGAGGAGCGCCGCGCGAGCGTCGACGCGCTCGCCGCCGTCAGCGTCGCGAACGCGTACGCCGCGGGCTACCGCGGCCGTTCGGTCGACGACTTCTTGCGCGCGCTCCAGGCGCTCTTCCCGAATCGTTTCCTATTTCTGTTCGACTACTACGGCCGGCTCGGCGCGGTCGGCGACGAGCCGGTGCGCTTCCGCCGCACGCTCCTCCACGACCTCGCGCAAGTCGTCTCCGGCGAAGGCGTGCCGCCCGCGAACCTGGACGCGTGGCGGGAGATCTACCGGCGAACCGGCTGCACGCTGGTCGCGCACGCCGAAGGCGAGCACGACGGGATCGCGCGCTTTCTGCACCTCGTGCAGTTGTGA
- a CDS encoding alanine racemase encodes MRPEKSLDGAVLRANAAAFAALGAPVAAVVKHDGYGWGARTLARELDAVVDSYVVGDDDELAALRPATDKPVRLLADAPPGRLRRVLDLGGIPNVSSREALAEAAAEAAARRGLTVRVGILDAAGWGAIRAADAGAFAAALAGTGLSVELWTHLVSETRAQAILDAFLAARRAFEAAGVRVVSVDAASTAAARRGLAFDRLRVGIGLFGSRLGSSVDTECAVRVVAPLVRRFGPRETGWAGYGDVPVPADRSVAVLRCGYGDGFPQALAGAADILSVGMQYTARVMHDGVDPRLLVGASFDLDRMAARARITPHALVVGLAGR; translated from the coding sequence GTGCGGCCGGAGAAGTCGCTCGACGGGGCGGTGCTGCGCGCCAACGCGGCGGCGTTCGCCGCGCTCGGCGCGCCGGTCGCCGCGGTGGTGAAACACGACGGCTACGGCTGGGGCGCGCGCACGCTCGCGCGCGAGCTCGACGCCGTCGTCGACTCCTACGTCGTCGGTGACGACGACGAGCTGGCCGCGCTGCGGCCCGCGACGGACAAACCGGTGCGCCTGCTCGCCGACGCCCCGCCCGGCCGCCTGCGCCGCGTGCTCGACTTGGGCGGAATCCCGAACGTCTCGAGCCGTGAGGCGCTGGCCGAAGCCGCGGCCGAGGCCGCGGCGCGCCGAGGGCTGACGGTGCGGGTCGGCATCCTCGACGCCGCCGGCTGGGGCGCGATCCGCGCCGCCGACGCCGGGGCGTTCGCGGCGGCGCTGGCGGGGACGGGGCTCTCGGTCGAGCTGTGGACCCACCTGGTCTCCGAGACGCGCGCGCAGGCGATCCTGGACGCGTTCCTCGCGGCGCGGCGCGCGTTCGAGGCGGCCGGCGTTCGCGTCGTCTCGGTCGACGCGGCCAGCACCGCGGCGGCGCGCCGCGGGCTCGCGTTCGACCGGCTGCGGGTGGGGATCGGCTTGTTCGGGTCGCGGCTCGGTAGCTCGGTCGACACGGAGTGCGCCGTGCGCGTGGTCGCGCCGCTCGTGCGCCGGTTCGGGCCGCGCGAAACCGGCTGGGCCGGATACGGCGACGTCCCGGTGCCGGCGGACCGCAGCGTCGCCGTGTTACGTTGCGGTTACGGTGACGGTTTTCCGCAGGCGCTGGCCGGAGCTGCCGATATTCTCTCCGTAGGGATGCAGTACACCGCGCGCGTCATGCACGACGGCGTCGACCCACGGCTTTTGGTCGGGGCCTCGTTCGATCTGGACCGGATGGCCGCGCGCGCGAGGATTACGCCGCACGCGCTGGTGGTAGGTTTGGCTGGTAGATGA
- a CDS encoding glycosidase, which yields MTTVEPLTRFGGTITRKGIALSPDGSPQEIEGVLNPAGATARDGTQLLYPRAVAEGNVSRVELCRGTRNGDDVHFERCGFVLQPEAPYEVRSAPGGMGCEDPRVTFIPVLDRYVMAYTAFGPDGPRIAVALSQDGYRWTRLGLVLFAAGLRQGHDKDGAFFPEPVISPEGVRSIALYHRPMRHDSTVDGRAAVPALLELPPPERESVRIAYIPLEPVLRDVKNLLDARESAIVLVPDLPWCRIKTGAGTPPVRIDEGWFSIFHGVDAHEAGEGKWVMQYSAGFVVHDAERPHVVRYRSPQPEMVPQGIAETHGIVSNVVFPTAIAALGERFYEFYYGMADARIGRALLQLNAPSEERAR from the coding sequence ATGACGACGGTCGAACCGCTGACGCGATTCGGCGGCACGATCACCCGCAAGGGGATCGCCCTCAGCCCCGACGGCTCGCCGCAAGAGATCGAAGGCGTGCTCAACCCGGCCGGCGCGACCGCGCGCGACGGGACGCAGCTGCTCTATCCGCGCGCCGTTGCCGAGGGCAACGTCTCGCGCGTCGAGTTGTGCCGCGGCACGCGCAACGGCGATGACGTTCACTTCGAACGGTGCGGCTTCGTGCTGCAGCCGGAAGCGCCGTACGAAGTGCGCAGCGCGCCGGGCGGGATGGGCTGCGAAGATCCGCGCGTCACCTTCATCCCGGTGCTCGACCGCTACGTGATGGCGTACACCGCGTTCGGCCCCGACGGGCCGCGGATCGCGGTGGCGCTCTCGCAGGACGGCTATCGCTGGACGCGGCTCGGTCTCGTGCTGTTCGCCGCAGGGCTGCGGCAAGGCCACGACAAGGACGGCGCCTTCTTTCCGGAACCCGTGATCTCACCGGAAGGCGTGCGCTCGATCGCGCTCTATCACCGGCCGATGCGGCACGATTCGACGGTCGACGGCCGCGCTGCGGTTCCGGCGCTGCTCGAGCTCCCGCCGCCGGAGCGCGAGTCGGTGCGCATCGCGTACATTCCGCTGGAGCCCGTGCTGCGCGACGTGAAGAACCTGCTCGACGCGCGCGAGAGCGCGATCGTGCTGGTCCCCGACTTGCCGTGGTGCCGGATCAAAACGGGCGCGGGAACGCCGCCGGTGCGGATCGACGAAGGCTGGTTCTCGATCTTCCACGGCGTCGACGCGCACGAGGCCGGCGAGGGCAAGTGGGTGATGCAGTACAGCGCGGGGTTCGTCGTGCACGACGCCGAGCGCCCGCACGTCGTGCGCTACCGCTCGCCGCAGCCGGAGATGGTTCCTCAAGGGATCGCCGAGACGCACGGCATCGTGAGCAACGTCGTTTTCCCGACCGCGATCGCGGCGCTCGGCGAGCGGTTCTACGAGTTCTACTACGGGATGGCCGACGCGCGCATCGGCCGCGCGCTGCTGCAGCTCAACGCCCCGTCCGAGGAGCGCGCGCGATAA
- a CDS encoding peptide chain release factor 3 — translation MEIREEVAKRRTFAIISHPDAGKTTLTEKLLLYGGAIVTAGQVAARRRARAATSDWMELERERGISITSTVLQFPYDGHTMNLLDTPGHQDFGEDTYRTLLAADAAVMLIDAARGVEPQTKKLFAICRARRIPLFTFINKMDRPSRDPLELLDELENVLGIGAYPMNWPLGNGETFRGVYDRSSGEVHTFERTQHGAKRAPVRTSSPTDPAIAALVDERTYREFLDQLELLEGAGAEFDRAAMLRGDVSPVFFGSAVTNFGVELFLDAFVRMGPPPAPRVDAEKHLVEPTDERFSGFVFKIQANMDPRHRDRIAFVRVCSGKFERDMTVRNVRTGKDVRLTRAMKLFASERESVEVAFAGDVVGLANPGVFAIGDTLAESDGVRFEPIPAFEPEHFALVRSTDTATYKSFQKGIAQLREEGAIQVFYPYGQTRIEPILAAVGALQFEVVKYRLESEYNVKTVFQTLPYSTARRVRGENPGAATLGSSARLVEDWDGNALALFESEWSINLAQQWNPGLAFEPFGARDLAREVPA, via the coding sequence ATGGAGATCCGGGAGGAAGTCGCCAAGCGGCGCACGTTCGCGATCATCTCGCACCCCGACGCCGGCAAGACGACCCTCACCGAGAAGCTTCTCCTCTACGGCGGGGCGATCGTTACGGCGGGGCAGGTGGCGGCGCGCCGGCGCGCGCGCGCGGCGACCTCGGACTGGATGGAGCTGGAGCGCGAGCGCGGGATCTCGATCACCTCGACGGTGCTGCAGTTCCCGTACGACGGGCACACGATGAACCTGCTCGACACGCCGGGCCACCAAGACTTCGGCGAGGACACGTACCGCACGCTGCTCGCCGCCGACGCCGCGGTGATGCTGATCGACGCGGCGCGCGGCGTCGAGCCGCAGACGAAGAAGCTGTTCGCGATCTGCCGCGCGCGCCGCATCCCGCTCTTCACGTTCATCAACAAGATGGACCGGCCGTCGCGCGATCCGCTGGAGCTGCTGGACGAGCTGGAGAACGTGCTCGGCATCGGCGCGTACCCGATGAACTGGCCGCTCGGCAACGGCGAGACCTTCCGCGGCGTCTACGACCGCAGCTCGGGCGAGGTGCATACCTTCGAGCGCACGCAGCACGGCGCGAAGCGCGCGCCGGTGCGCACGAGCTCGCCGACCGATCCGGCGATCGCCGCGCTGGTCGACGAGCGCACCTATCGCGAGTTCCTCGACCAGTTGGAGCTGCTCGAAGGGGCGGGCGCGGAGTTCGACCGCGCGGCGATGCTCCGCGGCGACGTCTCGCCGGTGTTCTTCGGCAGCGCGGTGACGAACTTCGGCGTCGAGCTGTTCCTGGACGCGTTCGTGCGGATGGGGCCGCCGCCGGCGCCGCGCGTCGATGCGGAGAAGCACCTCGTCGAGCCGACCGACGAGCGCTTCAGCGGGTTCGTGTTCAAGATTCAAGCCAACATGGACCCGCGGCACCGCGACCGGATCGCGTTCGTGCGCGTGTGCAGCGGAAAGTTCGAGCGCGACATGACGGTGCGCAACGTGCGGACCGGAAAGGACGTGCGGCTGACGCGCGCGATGAAGCTGTTCGCCTCCGAGCGCGAGTCGGTCGAAGTAGCGTTCGCCGGCGACGTGGTCGGGCTGGCGAACCCGGGCGTCTTCGCGATCGGCGACACGCTCGCGGAATCGGACGGGGTGCGCTTCGAGCCGATCCCGGCCTTCGAGCCGGAACATTTCGCGCTGGTGCGGAGTACCGACACGGCGACCTACAAGTCGTTTCAGAAAGGGATCGCGCAGCTTCGCGAGGAGGGAGCGATCCAGGTCTTCTATCCCTACGGACAGACCCGGATCGAGCCGATCCTCGCCGCGGTGGGCGCGCTCCAGTTCGAGGTCGTGAAGTACCGCTTGGAGTCGGAGTACAACGTGAAGACGGTCTTCCAAACATTGCCCTATTCGACGGCGCGGCGCGTGCGCGGGGAGAACCCCGGCGCGGCGACGCTCGGCTCCTCCGCGCGGCTCGTCGAGGACTGGGACGGCAACGCGCTCGCGCTGTTCGAGAGCGAGTGGAGCATCAACTTGGCGCAGCAGTGGAATCCCGGGCTGGCGTTCGAGCCGTTCGGCGCGCGCGATCTCGCCCGCGAGGTGCCGGCATGA
- a CDS encoding radical SAM protein, producing MPSLVDDAPRCHVAVTKVASRCNLNCTYCYVYNAGDETYAAQPRVMARATVDALIERAAEHCARHDLEWFEFVFHGGEPLLAGPEFFTYFAERAAARLPPSTAPRFSMQTNGTLLTAPWCELLRALDVRLGISVDGPQAINDRQRVDHRGKGSYERIRRGWELAQAHGLDPGLLAVIDVQADPLEVFAHVLELKPRKADFLLPQANHDKPPPHAAPGTTPYADWLLQVFAVWIDDATPPVRIRLFERIVHAVLGLANASDAMGPGRNEVLVVETDGGIEPVDVLKICGHGITKTPLNVARDELDDAFAIPLLQLYHFSGRRLCATCNACPIREICAGGYLPHRFSKANAFDNPSVYCADLLKLIAGIQNWVVAQLPAELTARLGLVPLAPA from the coding sequence TTGCCGAGCCTCGTCGACGACGCGCCGCGGTGTCACGTCGCGGTCACGAAGGTCGCCAGCCGGTGCAACCTCAACTGCACCTATTGCTACGTGTACAACGCGGGCGACGAGACGTACGCGGCGCAGCCGCGTGTCATGGCGCGCGCGACGGTCGATGCGCTCATCGAGCGCGCCGCCGAACACTGCGCCCGGCACGATCTGGAGTGGTTCGAGTTCGTCTTCCACGGCGGTGAGCCGCTGCTGGCGGGGCCGGAGTTCTTCACCTACTTCGCCGAGCGCGCCGCCGCACGTCTGCCGCCATCGACCGCGCCGCGGTTCAGCATGCAGACGAACGGCACGCTGTTGACCGCGCCCTGGTGCGAGCTGCTCCGCGCGCTCGACGTGCGCCTCGGGATCAGCGTCGACGGCCCGCAAGCGATCAACGACCGGCAGCGCGTCGACCATCGCGGCAAAGGCTCGTACGAGCGCATTCGGCGCGGCTGGGAGCTGGCGCAAGCACACGGCCTCGATCCCGGGCTGCTCGCCGTCATCGACGTGCAGGCAGATCCGCTTGAAGTGTTCGCGCACGTGCTCGAGCTGAAACCGCGCAAAGCCGACTTTCTCTTGCCGCAGGCGAACCACGACAAGCCGCCGCCGCACGCCGCGCCCGGGACGACACCGTACGCCGACTGGCTGTTGCAGGTCTTCGCCGTGTGGATCGACGACGCGACGCCGCCGGTGCGCATCCGGCTGTTCGAGCGGATCGTGCACGCCGTTCTCGGCCTGGCGAACGCGTCCGACGCGATGGGACCCGGCCGCAACGAAGTGCTGGTCGTAGAGACCGACGGCGGAATCGAGCCGGTCGACGTCCTGAAGATCTGCGGTCACGGAATCACGAAGACGCCGCTCAACGTCGCGCGCGACGAGCTCGACGACGCGTTCGCGATCCCGCTGCTGCAGCTGTACCACTTCAGCGGCCGGCGGCTGTGCGCGACGTGCAACGCCTGCCCGATTCGCGAGATCTGCGCGGGCGGCTACCTGCCGCACCGCTTCAGCAAAGCGAACGCGTTCGACAACCCGTCGGTCTACTGCGCCGACCTGCTGAAGCTCATCGCCGGAATCCAGAACTGGGTCGTCGCGCAGCTTCCGGCCGAGCTCACCGCGCGGCTCGGGCTCGTCCCGCTCGCGCCGGCGTAA
- a CDS encoding protoheme IX farnesyltransferase — MSSTLSRVDGAQNPGPASGPFATLNDYYELAKPRIIYLLLVTTFAAMAMAARGVPPLLLTLWTLLGGALSAASAGAINCVWDRDIDRLMTRTKGRPVARGAISPRDALIFAALAQIAGFALLYVLVNPLAAWLSLAGNAYYVVIYTMWLKRVTPLNIVIGGAAGAVPPLVGWAAVTGHLGSPAFALFALIFLWTPPHFWALSLMTNVDYDKAGIPMLPNVKGIPRTKREIMIYSLVLVGVSLAFFPLHVLGPCYGGCAAVLGAVFLWDAWKIHGDPTKRGARVLFKYSLLYLALMCAAMVLDRVVRLPHIL, encoded by the coding sequence ATGAGCTCGACGCTCTCGCGCGTCGACGGAGCGCAGAATCCCGGGCCGGCGAGCGGCCCTTTCGCTACGTTGAACGACTATTACGAGCTGGCCAAGCCGCGCATCATCTACCTGCTGCTGGTGACGACCTTCGCCGCGATGGCGATGGCCGCGCGCGGCGTCCCGCCGCTGCTGCTGACGCTCTGGACGCTGCTCGGCGGAGCGCTCTCGGCCGCCTCGGCCGGCGCGATCAACTGCGTGTGGGACCGCGACATCGACCGCTTGATGACGCGCACGAAAGGGCGCCCGGTCGCGCGCGGCGCGATCTCGCCGCGTGACGCGCTGATCTTCGCGGCGCTCGCGCAAATCGCCGGCTTCGCGCTCTTGTACGTGCTGGTCAATCCGCTCGCGGCGTGGCTCTCGCTCGCCGGCAACGCCTACTACGTGGTGATCTACACGATGTGGCTTAAGCGGGTGACGCCGCTGAACATCGTGATCGGCGGCGCGGCCGGCGCGGTTCCGCCGCTGGTCGGCTGGGCGGCCGTCACGGGACACCTCGGCTCGCCCGCGTTCGCGCTGTTCGCGCTGATCTTCTTGTGGACGCCGCCGCACTTCTGGGCGCTCTCGCTGATGACCAACGTCGACTACGACAAAGCCGGAATCCCGATGCTTCCGAACGTCAAAGGCATTCCGCGCACGAAGCGTGAGATCATGATCTACTCGCTGGTGCTGGTCGGCGTCTCGCTCGCGTTCTTTCCGCTGCACGTGCTGGGCCCGTGCTACGGCGGCTGCGCGGCGGTCCTCGGCGCGGTGTTCCTGTGGGATGCGTGGAAGATCCACGGCGACCCGACGAAGCGCGGTGCGCGCGTGCTGTTCAAGTACTCGCTGCTGTACCTGGCGCTGATGTGCGCGGCGATGGTGCTCGACCGCGTCGTCCGCTTGCCGCACATCCTCTGA
- a CDS encoding MFS transporter — MAAGADTTVAGHRLDRGTFPLLLTLGLGVFAGALDLGVLSPALPALGAAFGVGPRNLAWVFTLYLLANVVSIPIATKLADRYGRRPIYIGCVAVFACGSVLAIAAPSFAVFLAARAIQAAGAGGIFPVATAAIADRVPPDRRGAALGLVAATWGLAAVLGPVIGGLITHFISWRWVFALNVPLAAVVVVLARTHVPANPAKARGPLDVAGIATLALGLLALMGLLTRLYAFSGTVDPALAWTMVAVGGIAFAAFALVERRAAQPVIPPAFFRDRQLVVTYALEVLIGALEGSLFFIPAALVAAQHLSYAAAGGVAALGACCFVGVIPLSGSALDRVGSRVVLMSGTALTAAGLAIFAFGFGNIWTALLAMIVAGAGFGALLGAPTRYIVTSHVAPEQRASAVGLLSVFLIIGQIVGGSLGGGVAGSHGTLVAGYRIAYLVFAGIALGALLLTAALSSHRAELARARAHH, encoded by the coding sequence GTGGCCGCCGGCGCCGACACGACGGTAGCCGGCCACCGGCTCGACCGCGGGACGTTCCCGCTGCTGCTCACGCTCGGGCTCGGCGTGTTCGCCGGCGCGCTGGATCTCGGCGTGCTCTCGCCGGCGCTGCCGGCGCTCGGCGCGGCGTTCGGCGTCGGTCCGCGCAATCTCGCGTGGGTCTTCACTCTGTACCTGCTTGCCAACGTGGTGTCGATTCCCATCGCGACGAAGCTGGCCGATCGCTACGGCCGGCGCCCGATCTACATCGGATGCGTTGCCGTGTTCGCATGCGGCAGCGTTCTCGCGATCGCTGCGCCGTCGTTCGCGGTGTTTCTCGCAGCGCGGGCGATTCAAGCCGCGGGAGCAGGTGGAATCTTTCCCGTCGCGACGGCCGCGATCGCCGACCGCGTCCCGCCGGACCGCCGCGGTGCGGCGCTCGGGCTCGTGGCGGCGACATGGGGGCTGGCAGCCGTGCTCGGGCCGGTGATCGGCGGTCTGATCACCCACTTCATCTCGTGGCGCTGGGTCTTCGCGCTGAACGTGCCGCTCGCAGCCGTCGTGGTGGTACTGGCGCGCACGCACGTCCCGGCGAACCCGGCGAAAGCGCGCGGCCCGCTCGACGTCGCCGGGATCGCGACCCTTGCGCTCGGCCTGCTCGCGCTGATGGGTTTGTTGACGCGGTTGTACGCGTTCTCCGGGACGGTCGATCCCGCGCTGGCGTGGACGATGGTCGCGGTGGGTGGGATCGCCTTCGCGGCGTTCGCGCTCGTCGAACGCCGCGCCGCGCAGCCGGTGATTCCGCCGGCGTTCTTTCGCGACCGCCAGCTCGTCGTCACCTACGCGCTCGAGGTGCTGATCGGCGCGCTCGAAGGTTCGCTCTTCTTCATCCCGGCGGCGCTCGTCGCCGCGCAACATCTCTCGTACGCCGCAGCCGGCGGCGTCGCGGCGCTCGGCGCGTGCTGCTTCGTCGGCGTGATCCCGCTCTCGGGCAGCGCGCTCGACCGCGTCGGCAGCCGCGTCGTCCTGATGTCCGGAACGGCGCTCACCGCCGCCGGGCTCGCGATCTTCGCCTTCGGGTTCGGCAACATATGGACCGCGCTGCTGGCGATGATCGTGGCCGGCGCAGGATTCGGCGCGCTGCTCGGCGCGCCGACGCGCTACATCGTCACCAGCCACGTCGCGCCCGAGCAGCGCGCGAGCGCCGTCGGGCTGCTCTCCGTGTTCTTGATCATCGGACAGATCGTCGGCGGTTCGCTCGGCGGCGGCGTCGCCGGCTCACACGGCACCCTCGTCGCCGGCTATCGCATCGCGTACCTCGTCTTCGCGGGGATCGCCCTGGGCGCGCTGCTGCTCACCGCCGCGCTCTCATCGCACCGCGCCGAGCTGGCGCGGGCGCGCGCGCACCACTGA